TGGTGAATCTATGGCCATTGCAGCACATAATGAGGATGCAAATGTTAATCTTGTTGGTCACACGTAAGATTTTAGATATTCATTCGTACTATAttgttttggaatttgaataaaattgctttatgagtatttttttatttttggattttatgTATGCAGTTACTTAATCAAAGGAATATTGCCAAATGGGTTGTTCTTCGTTGGTTATACATATGCTGGGGAGCTTCCAAGTTCTGCATTTGCATTTAATAGCAATGGATTGGTAAATATTCTCTATTGTCTAACAGCCTAAATATGAAgcatagaaaatttatttaatcttattattataataaaaaaagtgtGTATAGGTTGTGAAATTATAGGAGTCATATACAAGTGAATTCAAGTACTTTTACCATTTAATACAAATAGAATGTTGAGGTCTCGTAAATGTAACTAAGACGATAAAAGATGGCGAAAACATTTGATATACCTTGATGCCTTAAGATTTTGGAGTAAAAATGTGGTGTTAAATTCTCCTTGTATTGTTCTTAGTCCAATGTGATGATCATTTGGGCACGCACCCCTGATGATCCAACGATATATATGTTGGGGTGCAGGTTGGAGTCCGCGAACTCACAATGTTCCTATATCCGCGCTTAATGTGTATAAGTTTTACTCACAATGTCCCTCTTATATGCACTTAATGTGTATAAGTTTCACTCATAATGTCCCTCTTATCTGCACTTAATGTGTATGAGTTCCGCGGCTATCCTTTTTAAGAGCCAAAAGACAGAATAAATTGCAGAGTGGATTATTGATTCAATTTCTGAAAATATTGGTGTTAAGCAATTTGGTctataaaattaatgtaatttcaAATGATCtctaaaattaaaaagtatgtagtgtaattttttttgaagcgaTATAGTGTAAGTACTAAGTACAAAATTCGCTTTGTGATCCTTAGGCATTCACTCTGAACTCAGTACCACCTGCTGAAGATGAAATTGTTGCTGGTGGAATTGGGCGCAACTTCATTTCTCGTGGCATTCTTGAAGCAACAGGCATTGACGAGGCTATAAATGTTCGATTTTGCAGTCTTTGCATATATTTCAGTTTTATGCACTCTTATCTTATGAGTTTAAtgtttatattatatgttatggTATTGGTTTAACAGAAGATTCGTTCATCAGAAGTTTCAACGGGGCATTCTTATAATCTGATTGAAATAAGTACCCGTAGGATTGTTAATGTTGAAACTGCTTCGAAGAAGCGAATTTCAATTCACCAAGTTGGAGGAACACCTTTCTTCCATGCAAACATGTATCGTCACCTACATATTAATCAGGTAAGTTATTCATAGAATGCAAGTAttgttttgcaatttttttactaGGATCATCTTACAGGGGTAAATCAAAACTCGCTAACATTACATGGTAAACGCCTATTAACccattttttattagtttaacaTTGGATTTTAAATTGAAGGCACAAGATGAAAGTTCAATCAGCAGGCTGAAAAGGGCAAATGTGAtgagaaaaacaacaaaagacgATTTTCTGTCAATTCTAGGTGATGcagatgacaaaaaaaatcccATCTACATGACAGGTAAATGGAAATTAGATACATTTGAATCCCTTGgcatttttcttttgattatcacttttttcttcttactTATTCTCAGGTCCATCGCTTCATACGCTATGTACTGCTGTTATCGATTTGGACGAACAAACATTATCAATTATTGAAGGCAATCCGAAAAAAGGAGATGTTTCAATTGTTTTCCCTCTTTCCCCAAAGAAGTTGATCAATGGCCATCATGATAATCACTTATAGCAGACTAATGTGATTAGaagtttcaaattttaattcaatGAAAGGAATCATTGTCTTTCCCTGTAACTCTGACTTTGACAGGGAATTGGACTTTCTAAGTACGCAGGATCCGATACTTAAGGATACCATACACGAGTGGGAACTAGAGTGATTTTTCTCGATCTTCAATTCGAATTAGCAAAAGCAATGTCTCCTTGCATAATTTGGATTCCAGACATTCATGATCTGGATTCGAGTGGTGgggtagctcagttggcacttgctgactgagcgggtgtaggctgttggtcaggggttcgatccttggcagcagcaattgtagtattttctttgtaaataagttggtggtacttataaaccatcaacttttgtaaaaaaaaataaaaaaaaaaaatgatctggATTCGAGTGACTTATCTGTGGGTCTATTGACGGTCAGTCCAATATTAATTTAGTTTAGGGTTCGTTTGGTGGTCGGGATAAGAGACTGGATAAAGTAATTTGACATTGTACCATTATacattttgaaaagaaaattagatATATTGAGAGATCAACAGAAAGTGTGACAATAGAGGGTTGAAAGGGGCACTGATGATTCGTGTTACCGTTAGGCTATTTCTCAATAGAGGAAAGTAAGGGACCAAGAAACTCTATTGTATTGGTTTTGATCTTTGTTTCTCTCTACGGTCTATTTTTCTTAGGTCTTTAAGATTCTTGTTAGAATCAAAGTTAATTTAATAAATCTTAGAATCAAATTATGTTAATTATCGAGAAATAATATAATCATAATTAGAAGCGCGCCTGAATTCATAATAACTTGTTAGTGTTGTTTGGTCTCCCAGATCAACAACACTTTCTATGAAAGAACCCCTTTAGTCATCATCTCTTTGTATCTTGTGGTAATAAGATGTCAAAAAGATATTCTAAACCATATGTGACTTGAGACCATAACTCTCCTTATTTAGGAACCCTTAActattgatatttttattttaatccatcACAAAAATAGAATTACATATTAGTCTATACACATCCTATTAGATACTCATAAGATCACTTTAGccaaattttattatatatcaCCTTTAATTGACCttaaatttaaatcacaatttcattgatgttaatatttttttcaacatCAAATTATATATCACATCACAaatttttagacaaaatatttGATGAGGGGCTAAAACTAACAATTTAAAATAGGGTTAccaatttttacaaaataatgaaaatagaaaaactaaaagtctaaaatattttacagcaaattattttaacaaataattcaattcaattagtATAGGAAAGAGAGTAAAATACTTTTTTCCAATTCCAATTACAACAACTACATTTTGAATAGATGTTCTATGGTTCCATCCGCATAGGTTGACTAAATAGCAAAGTTGCTCATCAATTCAACCATTCACATTTATTCTTGGTACAATAATATTCTCACTTTTTTATTGGTGACCAAGATTTCATTACTTTATTGCCAGTTAGAGAGCTCAATCAAATTAGAAAATTGTTCTTTTAGGTGATTTGACggataatttatcttttttattatttcttttttaagtaagatagtagtTGTTAAAATTTCACATTCTCTTTTAAGTTGAATAAACAAATGTATTAGAATTTCAACTCATTACGTGCAATATTCTTATCAATTGAATTATATTTACAAGACATTAGTCtaactattttataatttcattaaTATTACTTTCAACTATAATACTGTTTTTTTGTTGTCAGATATACTGTAATGACTATAAATTCACCTCTTAAGGTGAATAAGAGATCCGAAATTCGAATCTCAACCCTACATATAAAACAATATTTCTATCAATCGATCTATATACTCACATAGACTCGGTTTGAATTACTCtaattcattttcatatattattttactcTAAAATTCAACACTGCAAttttttaagaatatttttaaaatgacacTTGCAAAGGGAGATCCTCCTTATTATGAGACTTCTAACAACTgaataaatacatttttttgttaatcataGATTGATATTACAATGTATATGCATATTAGAGTGGACTATAGATGAAGCCAGCTAATGTAGTGCCGTGCAAATGAAGAACTTTCAACGAGTGATCTAGGACTCACCAAACCCATATGGCTAAATTGTGCAAAAAGTTCAACTGGCTTTATTTTTTTGCCACTAAAATCTTGATCTAACCTAACTCTACCAATTACCTTGTACGTGAAATTGCCAACAAGATGAacatataataaaactataaaataattcacattttttttttttgaatggatAAAATAATTCACGTAATATGTGAGATCAGAAAAATAACTAACAAGGATGACAAATATCCAAGGACATGCCAGTATTATTAATTAGCAAAAACCAACATTGTCTCCACTAATTattagattatagattataaaTGTTAATACTTTGGCTAGCTAGTGTAGTGGGTGGGTGTCATATTTAGAATATTTGGAACGTTATGATGAGCACCTGTGAAAATTCAGCCTGATATGTATGCTTTTTGCGAGTTATTTGTTGGTGTGCTTCAAACAAGTCAAGTGGGGGGTAGATAAAATTGAGTGGTAGTATGATGGTCCCTTTTTCATGGAAAAATTTATAGGCAACCTTTACCATTTGATGACTTTGATGATTTTATTGCAAGAGTCATCTTAATATGATTTTACCAAATGGTTCAGTGGTGGTTGAggttgaatttggtagggaggaccacagttcaaTCCCTCACAATTACATTTGGAaggggactggaaccacttgatgctacAACTTgtcccgaactctggactactaggaccCCTTCCCCTaagaaccaaaaacaaaaaaaaaaacaaaaaaaaaaacaaaaaaaaaaaagaaagaagatcaTTGCCCTTGCAAGTGTCAAGCTGTAGCTCCATTAATTAGGTGTTGGATAATTacataatttttattgtaatttttcgTTTTGACATGATTTTTGGTCGTTGCTCGTGAAATTGGTGTTGCGAAGAAACACTTTCTGTATGTATTATTGTAAATCTAACTcgtacatttatttatttataaaatataaaattttagctactaaactatttaaaaaaaatctaactcATACACATTGTGCATTGATAGAATATTAGTAAATGATTccctttgaaaaaaaaaagaaatttctcTTTAAACATTCTTGAACACtgctcatttttatttttttcaacttaaccATCACAAGCTTTTTAACAATTAAAGGTAGAGATAGTTTCTCTTTCCCCGTGACTCTTTTCTCCCTTGAAAATTCGATTTTGCCCTTAAAAAAATTTTGAATGCGTTTTCCAAAGTTTGTGATGGAAACATTGAGcacaatttttctatttttactttatatatttttcttgaacaactatttcattaaatatataaagTAATTATTGGAGTATTATTTCTAATTGAAATTACAATGTTGaatttttcaacttattttattgaaaatctCAAAGATTATTTTGTATAGATACATCTACGAACATTTTAAAAAGTGCAATTATCAAACATAAAATCTCTTAAACGTTACTGTTACAACAACAATAAGGCATGTCCATAAAACAATCGCCACCGGAATGATAGCCTTTTGCTTTACAGTCATTGGCACAATGAAATGAATCCTTCGGGCAATAGTTTGTTTGAAAGCAATTTAATCCAATCTTATCTGTTTTCGATACAATCAATTAAATGTCATTAGAAATATCATCTAATTACAAAATATTGTCATTTCAAacttattatataaaatttcataaaataaaggTTTCTaaatacacaaaaaataaagtatataaaacaCCACTCTCAAATTCTATAATTgcttctataaaaaaaaaaaatctacaattGCAAGACATTTATCATAAACTCAATAAAATTCTGTTAATTACCAGCAAAGGTTATCGAAGCAACACAAATAATTGCAAtggtaaaaatgagaaatttgatgTAGGTtgtcatttttttgttgataggttGATGGGTTTTGATGAAATAGTTGTATGAGAGGAGAAGGTGGTAGTGTTTTGATGAGATAGTTGTCATGAtttacacacatatatatatatatatatatatatatatatatatatagagagagagagagagagagagagagagagagagagagagagagagagagagagagagagagagagagagagagattgtattttgattgaaaaaGCGTTGAATCAAATACATATCATTTATTAACTGGTCAACAAAGAAATGCATTACGTTTTCAATTAAGgtcaacaaaattattatttatttttgggtcaaaaatatttattgaaggTCAACAAAATTTACGTTTATATTCAATACATAAGTTTATATGTAATAAAAACATAATGCATctacttcgtttttttttttgttgtaatgcATAattacttcatttttttaagtagtcCAGTGACTCGAATTTTGCCTTTTTTaatatgaataagtgagaatatCTATGCAtaattattcttgttatgttatcatgtgtaaactttgaagttaagtttattaggagacaagtgaattcggttgctcacaatttagctagggcggccaattcctggactagtttccatagatttgagattattccttcatgtattgagcttttgataattaatgaaatgcagtaagtttgtttggttcaaaaaaagtGAGAATATCATAGTTCAAACCCCAATCCCTGCAATAATTCGCAATGTCCCTGCCAATTGAGCTATGCGGACGGGACATAGTTacttcatttttattatattaaatcgTGTATATGTGGGGGAACACATGTTTTTTATCAGGGAGTTTCTATGGTGCAGTCCTGTTTTTGACTTTTTTGGTGCAGTCCTTTTAATTGACCAATAgaatatcaaatatatatatataaaattcttAGATGGTTGTCCAATTGCCTATCTAAAatctaatccacaaaccaataaaaacttttcatttagccacatccaCTTGCATTGAACTGCAATAATTAATATGTGAATAGTTGCCATCCTATTAAACTCCAGCAATTAAAGGTAGAGATAGCTTCTCTTTCCCCGTGACTCTTTTCTCCCTTGAAAATTCGATTTTGCCCTTAAAAAAATTTTGAATGCGTTTTCcaaagtttttctagttcaaattcaggaaaaaatcggaaaacacattccgaattttttatacaaggcaaaaaaattcgaaaaatgtatttcgaaatttttattaaagggcaaaaaaaaaatccaaaaaaaaagaaaagaaatggaCAGGGGGAAGAGAAGCTATCAAAGGTAGATTTAATGAGAGGGGGAGAATTTCTCTCCTTTGCCTTTGGAGCTTGATCTTTGTCGGTTGTTGAACGTGTTAAGGGATGTGCTCGTGCTCGTGGACTTCAGGCTTTCTTGTATTCAACCCAATAATGAGTGCTTAGCTCCCTTGTTGGACCAAAAATACAATATAGGCCCAGTTATCCTTTTTCTCGCGAGCCCTacgaaattttcaaaatattcttGTCCAAGTAGCGGATTCAACGTTTAAAATCTTctcaaaattctcatttttacaacgtccgctacttaagttaagtagcggacgatgttataaaaatgagattttttttttctcaaatttcacatttttataacgtccgttacttaagtagcggaaaagtaaaaataaaaactcgtAGGCGCACGAAAAACTAGTAGATGGTAAAAGAAAATcccatatttttaaaataaatcaatttataGACAATTTTACCGCAGTAGAATAATACTAtaatttgtacccaaaaaaatgcTAGTATaagtaatatataatattaaatattaatactacaagtgtaatttatatatctaatattatatatttcttAATAACAGTactgttattaagaaaaaaggCAAGAGACTGACACAGTGATGCAATGCAACCTAATTTTAACCTactcatatatattattagtatggTATATGCTTATGATCGAACATAATAgtcttatttttctatatataaaaaaaatataatagtccTATTGACTTTCTTGCATCCTGGGGGAGTAATAATAAAACACTAGCTACTATCTTAGACTCTTGGAATATTTGAATTTGGTATCTTGAAGGCAAActtaattcaaaaattaaatttacttttaattaattaaaaatgaaaaatgagtgTCATAAAATAATTCGATGTTGGATACAATACCTTACAAAACGTTAGGATACTATAGTGTTTAACTTTTGTTTTATCAAATATAATAGTCCGCAAGACTTAATTCAATTGACAATGTCAATATtgtaaaattaaacatttttatcAAGTTTGAAGTCGGTATCTTACAATTTAATTATGCATGAGTTTCAATTATATCTTTCACTtcgttttcaaaaaatatatttttttattaaaaaagtgcaatttgataaaaatgtaCAAAATGTGATATTAATTATACTtttgaaagggaaaaaaaaagagtctAAGCACTTCGTATGTACGTGTTAGTTTAGCCACTAGacttttgaaagaaaaagaaatgataattgttttcaagaaattaaattaaagtcTTCTCAACTCTTGTATAAAAGGGCACCAAAGCCACAATCTAAACCAAGTCCCAATAGTCCCTTTCTTCCATTTTTCTCTTATAGCTATCTAGCTAAGGAAAAAATGGGTGCCAAAATTCCAATTCTCTTTGTTTTTATAATAATGTTGTTTGCTTTAAGTTCAGCCCATCCAAGCAAGAGAAAGCAATACACACCATGCAAAAACCTAGTCCTTTAttttcatgacataatttaCAATGGAGATAATGCAGTTAATGCAACATCTTCAATAGTAGCAGCTCCACAAGGTGCTAATTTAACAAAATTAGCAACCCAATTTCACTTTGGTAACATAGCAGTTTTTGATGACCCTATCACATTGGACAATAACCTTCATTCAAAAACAATTGGAAGAGCACAAGGCTTTTACATTTATGATACCAAAAACACATACACTTCTTGGCTTGGTTTCACATTTGTTCTTAATAGTACTTATCATCAAGGAACCATTACTTTTGCTGGTGCTGACCCAATTATGCAGAAAAGTAGAGATATTTCAGTGACTGGTGGTACTGGTgatttttttatgcatagagGTATTGCTACTATTATGACTGATGCATTTGAAGGCGAGGTTTATTTTCGACTTCGTGTTGATATTAAGTTTTTCGAGTGTTGGTAAGttactataaattttatattaccATATGTATCATAACTGATGCATTTGAAGGTGAATGTGAAGTTTATGACCAATGGTAatataaaattaagctataataATTGCTGAAAGCAAATACATTAAGAAGTTATTAatgttcattttcatttttgggGCATGTAATATGATAGCTA
This portion of the Trifolium pratense cultivar HEN17-A07 linkage group LG3, ARS_RC_1.1, whole genome shotgun sequence genome encodes:
- the LOC123916123 gene encoding disease resistance response protein 206-like codes for the protein MGAKIPILFVFIIMLFALSSAHPSKRKQYTPCKNLVLYFHDIIYNGDNAVNATSSIVAAPQGANLTKLATQFHFGNIAVFDDPITLDNNLHSKTIGRAQGFYIYDTKNTYTSWLGFTFVLNSTYHQGTITFAGADPIMQKSRDISVTGGTGDFFMHRGIATIMTDAFEGEVYFRLRVDIKFFECW
- the LOC123918367 gene encoding uncharacterized protein LOC123918367; amino-acid sequence: MGSFGMESEKLEMFEVGPCKDSYEMGFLIGQRFSQRIRNRVDADTILQNQLRPFAQTPQSESLLKALFDNNQSKFPLYWDELLGTAAGSGVPLLDILLINFKKEILAFVPKEGVKSNLEDDSSNECSDVLVVGESMAIAAHNEDANVNLVGHTYLIKGILPNGLFFVGYTYAGELPSSAFAFNSNGLAFTLNSVPPAEDEIVAGGIGRNFISRGILEATGIDEAINKIRSSEVSTGHSYNLIEISTRRIVNVETASKKRISIHQVGGTPFFHANMYRHLHINQAQDESSISRLKRANVMRKTTKDDFLSILGDADDKKNPIYMTGPSLHTLCTAVIDLDEQTLSIIEGNPKKGDVSIVFPLSPKKLINGHHDNHL